The genomic region CGAGGATCGCTTCGTGGAGCGACTGCAGCGAGTGGTCGGCGGGCGAGTCGGCCGTGTACGGGTCGTCGAAGCCGCTTGCGAGCAGCAGGTCGGAGAGCTGCTCGAGCAACGACTCGAGGTCGACCCCTTCCAGGTCGTCGCCGGTGAACCTCGTGTAGCGGTAGCGCACTAGTTGTAGTACTTCTTGCGTCCGGGCCCCGCGAGCGGCACGTTCGGGTCGAGTGTCGGTTCTGCCGCGCGGGGGCCGGGTCGCCGCGGTGTTTCGGTGGCCTGGTAGCGCCAGTCGTCGTTGCGGCTGATCTTGCGCTGGGCGTAGAGGCCCTCGAGCACGAAGTCGACGGCCGACGCCACCTCCGCCGCCGGCGCGGCCGGGTTGGTGCCCAGACGGCCCGCGAGCTCGCGCAGCCCCTGAATGACGCCGGTCTCCTCGAGCAGCCGATCGGCGCCGGTCGTATCGGTGACCTGCAGCGACCCGCCGAGGTCGAACCATTCCACGACGGGACGCAGGTCGGCGCCGTCGAGGTACCCGGTGAACACGTTGCCGACGGCCGCCCGGATGAGATCGTTCGCCACGGTGTCGGCGCCGCGCAGCTCGCCCTCGTACTCCAGCTCGAACTTGCCCGTGATCGACGGCAGCGCCGCGTACACGTCCGTGACCCGAGGCACCACCACGTCCTCGTCGTTCATCAGCGCGCGCCGCTCGGCGTTCGACACGACGTTCTCGAGGCACGAGATGGGGAGCCGCTGGCTGACGCCCGACCGCTTGTCGATCTTCTGGTCGACGCGCGCCTGGAACGCGATCTCCTCGACGACCTCGCGCACGTACCGAGGCAGCGCCACCGGCAGGCCCGCGGCCGACTCGCGTGCCGTCCAGGCCTCCTGCTCGGTGATGGCCATCGCGGCGTGGCGGCTGAGGGGGTAGTGCGTGCGGATCTCCGAGCCGATGCGGTCCTTGAGCGGTGTGATGATCTTGCCTCGGGCGGTGTAGTCCTCCGGGTTGGCGCTGAAGACCATCAGCAGGTCGAGCGGCAGCCTGACCGGGTAGCCCTTGATCTGGACGTCGCCCTCCTGGAGGATGTTGAAGAGACCCACCTGGATCTTGCCGGCGAGGTCGGGCAGCTCGTTGAGGGCGAAGATGCCCCGGTTGGCCCGCGGCAGCAGCCCGAAGTGCATGGTCAGCTCGTCGGAGAGCTGCAGGCCACCGCGCGCGGCCTTGATCGGGTCGATGTCGCCCACCACGTCGGCGATGGTGACGTCGGGCGTGGCGAGCTTCTCGACGTAGCGCGCTTCGCGCGGGCGCCACGCGACCGGCAATGCATCGCCCTCGGCGGCGAGGCGGCGGCGGCAGGCGCCGCACAGCGGCGCGAGCGGGTCGTCGTTGATCTCGCAGCCCGGCACGACCGGCACGACCTCGTCGAGCAGAGACGTCAGTGCGCGCAGGATCCGGCTCTTCGCCTGCCCACGCAGCCCCAGCAGGATGAAGTGGTGGCGGGAGAGCACGGCATTGACGATCTGCGGCACCACGGTGTCGTCGTAGCCGATGATGCCCGGAAAGATGTCGCCGCCCTCGCGGAGCTTCCGCACCAGGTTCTCACGGACCTCTGCGCGGACGCTTCGGCGGGGAACGTCGCCGGAGGCCACGGCGCGCCGCAGCTCTGCCAGTGTCGTGGGCAGCATGCGATCGATACTATCATGCGGTCGGAGGGCGCCCGCGACCGTCGCGGGCGCCCTCCCGACCCCGGTCGTCTCTTCACGGGTATGACGCGCAGGAGCGTAGTTCCCGTCCCGCCGGTCCCCTGTCGATGTCGCTGCCACGCGCGGATCACCTGGTGTTCGCCCGGGGCACGACCCGCGTGTTCGCCCACCGTGGCGGGGCCAGGCTCCGTCCGGAGAACACGCTGGCCGCCTTCGAGCACGGCCTCGCCGTCGGCGCCGATGGCCTCGAGCTCGACGTGCGGCTCGCACGCGACGGTGAGGTCGTCGTGATTCACGACGCCACGCTCGACCGCACGACCGACGCGAAGGGGGCCGTGGCCGATCGGACCGCCTCGGAGCTCGCGGCCGTCGACGCCGGGTACCGGTTCGACCGCAACGGCGAGACGCCATACCGCGGCGCGGGCTTCGGCGTCCCGCGCTTCTCGGATGTCCTGGACCGGTTTCGCGGCCTGCCGCTCATCGTGGAGCTCAAGGGCGACGACGTGCGGCTGGCGCACGCTGTCGTGAGCCTGCTCCGCGAGGCCGACGCGTGGTCGTTCGTCTGCCTGGCGAGCTTCTCCGACGGACAGCTGCGCGAGGTCAGGAAGCTCGCGCCGCACGCCGTGACGAGCGCGGCCAAGGAGGAGATCCGCCGCGCGCTCTATGGCTCGTGGGTCGGGATCGCGCCTCGGCGACCGGCCTATCGCGGCTTCCAGCTTCCCGAACGCTTCGGGACGACGCGCGTCGTCTCGAAGCGCTTCGTGCACCTCATGGCCGCACGGGGCCTGCCGATCCAGGTCTGGACGGTGAACGATGCCACCGCGATGCAGCGACTGATCGACTGGGGCGTGTCGGGGCTCATCACCGATCGACCCGACGTCGCGCGCGAGGTCGTGGACAACTTCGAGGACTAGAGCCGGCTGCCGGCTCGCGACTGACGGCGGCCGGCCGACGTCCCCCTCACTCCCGCACGTGGCGCGTGACGTCGCCGCGCAGCGGAGAGAGATCGATAGTCGGCTCGTCGGCCGGCAGCGACCGGTGATACTCCACGAGCGGCCGGTCGTCGGTGAGCAGCGGCCCCGGGCCGATGAACGTTCGGAGCTCCTCTGGCCCGGCCGTGTAGAGCGCCAGCAGGTCGTCGAACGACCGCACGTCGATCTCGGCCAGCGCTTGGCGGGTGCCCGGGTCGGCCAGCCGGGCGTCGAACGCGCTTCTCGAGACCTCGAGCGGCCGCGTCGACCCGACCAGCAGGTTGCCGGCCACCCAGAGCGTCGTTTCCGGGAACGCGTCGAGGAACGTTCGCACGATCAGCCGATACTGCGACGCCGGCCGTTCGCCCACCCACTGCAGCATCAGCCCGCCGTCGTCGATCACCTGCCGCGCGAGCGCGAAGTACTCCCGCGAGTAGAGGTTGCCGGCGCCCGCGTGCACGGGCTGGATGATGTCGGCGGTGACGACGTCGTAGCGCTGCGGCGTCATCAGCAGGAAGTTCCGGCCGTCGTCCACGCGCAGGCGGACGTTCGGGCGCGCGAGCACGTCGTGGTTCACGTGCGAGAACCACGACGCCGCGTGCACCACCGAGTCCGAGAGCTCGACGATGTCGACCGTCGTGCCGCCGAACAGGCTGACCGCGCCTGGCGTCACGCCGCCGCCAAGGCCGATGACGAGCGCTCGTGAGGGCCGCGGATGGAGGGCCATGGGCAGGACGCCGATCTGCCGGTGCAGCTTCACCATCGGCGCCGTGTCGTTCGCCTGGTGCAGGCCGTCGAGGTAGAGCACGGTGCCACCGAGCGGCCGGCCGTACACGCCGACGGTCGTCTGCGTGCCCTCCTCGTGCCACAGCAGGCGCTCGCCGTGCGGCACGCGCCGGCCCTCGACCGCCGCGATGGGCTCGGGCAGCCACGAGGCCAGCGCGGCGAAGACCACGACCGCGGGGAGGCCGAGCACCCCCATG from Acidobacteriota bacterium harbors:
- a CDS encoding magnesium chelatase, producing the protein MLPTTLAELRRAVASGDVPRRSVRAEVRENLVRKLREGGDIFPGIIGYDDTVVPQIVNAVLSRHHFILLGLRGQAKSRILRALTSLLDEVVPVVPGCEINDDPLAPLCGACRRRLAAEGDALPVAWRPREARYVEKLATPDVTIADVVGDIDPIKAARGGLQLSDELTMHFGLLPRANRGIFALNELPDLAGKIQVGLFNILQEGDVQIKGYPVRLPLDLLMVFSANPEDYTARGKIITPLKDRIGSEIRTHYPLSRHAAMAITEQEAWTARESAAGLPVALPRYVREVVEEIAFQARVDQKIDKRSGVSQRLPISCLENVVSNAERRALMNDEDVVVPRVTDVYAALPSITGKFELEYEGELRGADTVANDLIRAAVGNVFTGYLDGADLRPVVEWFDLGGSLQVTDTTGADRLLEETGVIQGLRELAGRLGTNPAAPAAEVASAVDFVLEGLYAQRKISRNDDWRYQATETPRRPGPRAAEPTLDPNVPLAGPGRKKYYN
- a CDS encoding glycerophosphodiester phosphodiesterase; translation: MSLPRADHLVFARGTTRVFAHRGGARLRPENTLAAFEHGLAVGADGLELDVRLARDGEVVVIHDATLDRTTDAKGAVADRTASELAAVDAGYRFDRNGETPYRGAGFGVPRFSDVLDRFRGLPLIVELKGDDVRLAHAVVSLLREADAWSFVCLASFSDGQLREVRKLAPHAVTSAAKEEIRRALYGSWVGIAPRRPAYRGFQLPERFGTTRVVSKRFVHLMAARGLPIQVWTVNDATAMQRLIDWGVSGLITDRPDVAREVVDNFED